The Gemmatimonas sp. genome includes a window with the following:
- a CDS encoding GNAT family N-acetyltransferase, which translates to MRHTFPFADLALARRIERAEGHANAAFVQSRAAVDPASGATLLDVGGTYALFDGVGSPLTQTFGLGVSETASAPLLDTIEAFFRERGAAVMHEVSPVVDLSVLALLSSRGYHPIELTSVLYQPIEAASVSVSAEVSVRLARDGEADHWASVAASGWGESPEIVAFVRAMGEVSARATDTYAFFAESHGEPIATGSMHIHDGVAVLAGASTVPTARRRGAQNALLSARLAFAREQGCDLAVMGALPGSASQRNAERNGFCLAYTRVKWALDATR; encoded by the coding sequence ATGCGCCACACCTTTCCGTTTGCCGATCTCGCCCTCGCCCGTCGCATCGAACGCGCCGAGGGGCACGCGAACGCCGCATTCGTGCAATCCCGCGCCGCCGTCGACCCGGCGTCGGGCGCCACGCTCCTCGACGTTGGCGGCACCTATGCCCTGTTCGATGGCGTGGGCTCGCCGCTCACGCAGACGTTCGGGCTTGGGGTCAGCGAAACGGCGTCTGCACCGCTGCTGGACACCATCGAAGCCTTCTTCCGAGAGCGCGGCGCCGCGGTGATGCACGAAGTGTCGCCCGTCGTCGATCTCTCGGTGCTCGCACTACTGTCCTCGCGCGGCTATCACCCGATCGAGCTCACCAGCGTGTTGTATCAGCCCATCGAAGCCGCGAGCGTATCCGTAAGCGCCGAGGTATCGGTGCGGCTCGCGCGCGACGGAGAGGCCGACCACTGGGCATCGGTGGCGGCCAGCGGATGGGGTGAGTCGCCGGAGATCGTGGCGTTCGTGCGCGCGATGGGGGAGGTGAGCGCCCGCGCGACCGATACGTACGCGTTCTTCGCCGAGTCGCACGGCGAGCCGATCGCGACCGGCAGCATGCACATACACGACGGCGTGGCGGTACTCGCCGGTGCGAGCACGGTTCCCACGGCACGACGACGCGGTGCGCAGAACGCCCTGCTGTCGGCGCGGCTGGCGTTCGCGCGTGAACAGGGCTGCGATCTGGCCGTCATGGGTGCGCTGCCCGGCAGTGCGTCGCAACGCAATGCCGAGCGCAATGGCTTTTGCCTCGCGTACACGCGCGTCAAGTGGGCGCTGGACGCGACTCGTTAG
- a CDS encoding superinfection immunity protein yields the protein MVSASLLQSLDPPADFAGRFVGSGVPKGQVMIIALAGLYILPAMLAWKRGSSRRWKITAINLLLGWTVIGWIVAMVLTYAYEPPPTGEVDEAHEPGGARPR from the coding sequence ATGGTGTCCGCTTCGCTACTCCAGTCGCTCGATCCCCCTGCGGATTTCGCCGGCCGCTTCGTCGGGTCCGGCGTGCCGAAGGGCCAGGTGATGATCATCGCCCTTGCTGGCCTCTACATCCTGCCCGCCATGCTGGCCTGGAAGCGTGGCAGTTCACGTCGCTGGAAGATTACCGCCATCAACCTGCTGCTGGGATGGACGGTGATCGGTTGGATCGTGGCGATGGTGCTCACGTACGCCTACGAGCCGCCACCAACCGGCGAAGTCGACGAAGCGCACGAGCCCGGCGGCGCGCGTCCCCGCTAA